In Streptomyces chartreusis, the following proteins share a genomic window:
- a CDS encoding DUF5941 domain-containing protein has translation MSTAILTGQPVPGSSIEGDLRSLGYDVRVAADAAETETLLAQVPGDQRVALVDARFVGHQHALRLGLTDPRFPLAAIPGAMTAQPAGRQALTRAMARENSSGGAAEFSASPDQAGATVAVDSLADRIVVALDDDGTDVHRPELGSLVAAVPADPQARNEARQAVASVDDEAVRLKSAVKARDGFFTTYCISPYSRYIARWCARRGLTPNQVTTASLVTALVAAGCAATGTRPGFVAAGLLLIFSFVLDCTDGQLARYSLQYSTLGAWLDATFDRAKEYAYYAGLALGAARGGDDVWALALGAMVLQTCRHVVDFSFNEANHDATANTSPTAALSDKLDSVGWTVWVRRMIVLPIGERWAMIAILTAFTTPRITFYALLIGCAFAATYTTAGRVLRSLTRKARRTDRAAEALADLADSGPLAQGLAGALKNRARRLPAFAVPAVALLGGAVVVATAALTDFGGPWPVVAALVYAVTSAVAVARPLKGALDWLVPPFFRAAEYGTVLALAVEAGVNGVLPAAFGLVAAVAYHHYDTVYRIRGNAGAPPAWLVRAIGGHEGRTLLVTVLAAVLSASQFKVALTVLAVAVALVVLVESIRFWVSSGAPAVHDEGEPA, from the coding sequence TTGTCGACCGCCATCCTCACCGGTCAGCCGGTCCCCGGCTCGTCGATCGAGGGCGATCTGCGGTCCCTCGGCTACGACGTGCGGGTCGCCGCGGACGCGGCCGAGACCGAGACGCTCCTCGCCCAGGTACCCGGTGATCAGCGCGTCGCCCTCGTCGACGCCCGCTTCGTCGGCCACCAGCACGCGCTGCGCCTCGGTCTGACCGACCCGCGCTTCCCGCTGGCGGCGATCCCGGGAGCGATGACCGCGCAGCCGGCCGGCCGGCAGGCCCTGACCCGGGCGATGGCCCGCGAGAACTCCTCGGGCGGCGCAGCCGAGTTCTCGGCGTCGCCGGACCAGGCGGGAGCCACCGTCGCCGTGGACAGCCTCGCCGACCGCATCGTCGTCGCGCTCGACGACGACGGCACCGACGTCCACCGCCCCGAGCTCGGCAGCCTGGTCGCCGCCGTACCGGCCGACCCGCAGGCCCGCAACGAGGCGCGGCAGGCCGTCGCGTCCGTCGACGACGAGGCCGTACGCCTGAAGTCGGCCGTGAAGGCCCGCGACGGCTTCTTCACGACGTACTGCATCAGCCCCTACTCCCGCTACATCGCCCGCTGGTGTGCCCGACGGGGCCTGACCCCCAACCAGGTCACCACCGCCTCCCTGGTCACCGCGCTCGTCGCGGCGGGCTGCGCGGCCACCGGCACCCGGCCCGGGTTCGTCGCGGCCGGCCTGCTGCTGATCTTCTCCTTCGTCCTGGACTGCACGGACGGCCAGCTCGCCCGCTACTCCCTGCAGTACTCCACGCTCGGAGCCTGGCTCGACGCCACCTTCGACCGGGCCAAGGAGTACGCCTACTACGCCGGCCTCGCCCTCGGCGCGGCCCGGGGCGGCGACGACGTATGGGCCCTCGCCCTCGGCGCGATGGTCCTGCAGACCTGCCGGCACGTCGTGGACTTCTCCTTCAACGAGGCCAACCACGACGCCACCGCCAACACCAGCCCCACGGCCGCCCTCTCCGACAAGCTCGACAGCGTCGGCTGGACGGTCTGGGTGCGCCGGATGATCGTCCTGCCGATCGGCGAGCGCTGGGCGATGATCGCGATCCTGACGGCGTTCACGACGCCGCGCATCACCTTCTACGCGCTCCTCATCGGCTGCGCGTTCGCCGCCACCTACACGACGGCCGGGCGCGTGCTGCGCTCGCTGACCCGCAAGGCCCGCCGCACCGACCGGGCCGCCGAGGCCCTCGCCGACCTCGCGGACTCCGGCCCGCTCGCCCAGGGCCTCGCGGGTGCCCTGAAGAACCGGGCCCGGCGCCTTCCGGCCTTCGCCGTCCCCGCCGTGGCCCTGCTCGGCGGCGCCGTCGTCGTCGCGACGGCCGCGCTCACCGACTTCGGCGGGCCCTGGCCGGTGGTGGCCGCGCTGGTGTACGCCGTGACCTCGGCCGTGGCCGTCGCCCGGCCGCTCAAGGGCGCCCTCGACTGGCTGGTCCCGCCGTTCTTCCGGGCCGCCGAATACGGCACCGTCCTTGCGCTCGCGGTTGAAGCCGGGGTAAACGGAGTGCTTCCGGCGGCTTTCGGCCTGGTGGCCGCCGTCGCCTACCATCACTACGACACGGTGTACCGCATCCGCGGCAACGCCGGAGCGCCCCCGGCCTGGCTGGTGCGCGCCATCGGGGGGCACGAAGGACGGACGCTGCTCGTCACCGTCCTCGCCGCGGTGCTCTCCGCCTCGCAGTTCAAGGTCGCGCTCACGGTCCTCGCCGTGGCCGTGGCGCTCGTGGTGCTCGTCGAGAGCATCCGCTTCTGGGTGTCCTCCGGGGCGCCCGCCGTACACGATGAAGGAGAACCCGCATGA
- the galE gene encoding UDP-glucose 4-epimerase GalE — MTWLITGGAGYIGAHVARAMTGAGERVLVLDDLSAGYPARLPEDVPLVQGSSLDGDLLKRVFAEHSVTGVVHLAARKQVGESVAQPTRYYRENVGGLTTLLEAVAEAGIKRFLFSSSAAVYGNPDVDLITEDTECAPVNPYGETKLAGEWLVRAAGRAHGISTVCLRYFNVAGAASPELADTGVFNIVPMVFDRLTRGEAPRIFGDDYPTPDGTCVRDYIHVADLAEAHLAAARRLGEPDAGGDLTVNIGSGDGVSVRELITVIGEVSGDRRPAVVEPRRPGDAPRAVASAALAAEQLDWTARRGVREMVESAWAGWQRHHGL, encoded by the coding sequence ATGACATGGCTGATCACAGGCGGAGCCGGCTACATCGGGGCACATGTGGCGCGTGCCATGACCGGCGCCGGGGAACGCGTGCTCGTACTGGACGACCTCTCGGCCGGGTACCCCGCGCGGCTCCCGGAGGACGTCCCGCTCGTCCAGGGTTCCTCGCTGGACGGTGACCTACTGAAGCGCGTGTTCGCCGAGCACTCGGTGACGGGTGTGGTGCATCTCGCGGCGCGCAAGCAGGTCGGTGAGTCCGTGGCGCAGCCCACGCGCTACTACCGGGAGAACGTGGGCGGTCTCACCACGCTCCTGGAGGCGGTCGCGGAGGCGGGTATCAAGCGGTTCCTGTTCTCGTCGTCCGCCGCCGTCTACGGCAACCCGGATGTGGACCTCATCACGGAGGACACCGAGTGCGCGCCCGTGAACCCGTACGGCGAGACCAAGCTCGCCGGGGAGTGGCTGGTGCGCGCGGCCGGCCGGGCACACGGGATCTCCACCGTTTGTCTGCGCTATTTCAACGTCGCCGGCGCCGCCTCGCCCGAGCTGGCCGACACGGGCGTCTTCAACATCGTCCCCATGGTCTTCGACCGGCTCACCCGCGGTGAGGCCCCGCGGATCTTCGGCGACGACTATCCGACGCCCGACGGCACCTGCGTCCGCGACTACATTCACGTCGCCGATCTCGCCGAGGCGCACCTTGCCGCGGCCCGGCGGCTGGGCGAGCCGGACGCGGGCGGCGATCTGACGGTCAACATCGGCAGCGGCGATGGCGTCTCGGTGCGCGAGCTGATCACCGTCATCGGCGAGGTGAGCGGCGACCGGCGCCCCGCCGTCGTCGAGCCCCGGCGCCCCGGGGACGCCCCGCGGGCGGTCGCCTCGGCCGCGCTCGCCGCCGAGCAGCTCGACTGGACGGCCCGGCGCGGGGTACGCGAGATGGTCGAGTCGGCGTGGGCGGGCTGGCAGCGGCACCACGGCCTCTGA
- a CDS encoding cation diffusion facilitator family transporter, translating into MGAGHDHGHGHSHAPPTGTAAAAYRGRLRVALAITLGVMVVQIVGGVLADSLALIADAAHMATDALGLGMALLAIHFANLPASTNRTFGYARAEILAALANCLLLLGVGGYVLYEAIQRFFTPAETEGGLMIVFGAIGLVANMISLTLLMRGQKESLNVRGAFLEVAADTLGSLTVLISAAVILTTGWQAADPMASLLIGVMIVPRTLKLLRETLDVLLESAPKDVDMAQVRAHILALDGVEDVHDLHAWTITSGMPVLSAHVVVRSDVLNAIGHEKMLHELQGCLGDHFDVEHCTFQLEPIGHAQHEARLCH; encoded by the coding sequence ATGGGGGCTGGACACGACCACGGGCACGGGCACTCGCACGCGCCCCCGACCGGTACCGCGGCCGCCGCGTACCGCGGGAGGCTGCGCGTCGCGCTGGCGATCACGCTCGGCGTCATGGTGGTCCAGATCGTCGGCGGCGTCCTCGCGGACTCACTGGCCCTGATCGCCGACGCGGCGCACATGGCGACGGACGCGCTGGGACTGGGCATGGCCCTCCTCGCGATCCACTTCGCGAACCTCCCGGCGAGCACCAACCGCACCTTCGGCTACGCCCGCGCGGAGATCCTCGCCGCCCTCGCCAACTGTCTGCTCCTGCTGGGCGTCGGCGGTTACGTCCTCTACGAGGCGATCCAGCGGTTCTTCACGCCGGCTGAGACCGAGGGCGGCCTGATGATCGTGTTCGGTGCGATCGGCCTGGTCGCGAACATGATCTCGCTCACGCTGCTGATGCGGGGCCAGAAGGAGAGCCTGAACGTGCGCGGTGCCTTCCTGGAGGTCGCCGCCGACACCCTGGGCTCGCTCACGGTGCTGATCTCCGCCGCGGTGATCCTCACCACGGGCTGGCAGGCGGCCGACCCGATGGCCTCGCTGCTCATCGGCGTCATGATCGTGCCCCGCACCCTGAAGCTGCTGCGCGAGACCCTCGACGTCCTGCTGGAGTCGGCCCCCAAGGACGTCGACATGGCCCAGGTGCGGGCCCACATACTCGCCCTGGACGGGGTCGAGGACGTCCATGACCTGCACGCCTGGACGATCACGTCCGGCATGCCGGTGCTGTCGGCCCACGTGGTCGTGCGCTCCGACGTACTGAACGCGATCGGGCACGAGAAAATGCTGCACGAGCTCCAGGGCTGCCTCGGCGATCACTTCGACGTGGAGCACTGCACGTTCCAGCTGGAGCCGATCGGGCACGCCCAGCACGAGGCCCGGCTCTGCCACTGA
- the idi gene encoding isopentenyl-diphosphate Delta-isomerase, which yields MPITPATTTHSPSNGTADAILLELVDENGVTIGTAEKLAAHQPPGQLHRAFSVFLFDEQGRLLLQQRALGKYHSPGVWSNTCCGHPYPGEAPFAAAARRTFEELGVSPSLLAEAGTVRYNHPDPASGLVEQEYNHLFVGMVQSTLHPDPEEVGETAFVTPAELAERHAKDTFSAWFMTVLDSARPAVRELTGPSAGW from the coding sequence ATGCCGATCACACCTGCCACCACGACGCACAGTCCGTCGAACGGCACCGCTGACGCGATTTTGCTGGAGCTCGTCGACGAGAACGGTGTGACGATCGGCACCGCGGAGAAGCTCGCCGCCCATCAGCCGCCGGGACAGCTGCACCGCGCCTTCTCGGTGTTCCTCTTCGACGAGCAGGGCCGGCTGCTGCTCCAGCAGCGCGCGCTCGGCAAGTACCACTCCCCCGGCGTCTGGTCCAACACCTGCTGCGGCCACCCCTACCCCGGCGAGGCCCCGTTCGCGGCCGCGGCCCGGCGGACGTTCGAGGAGCTCGGCGTCTCCCCGTCACTGCTCGCCGAGGCGGGCACCGTCCGCTACAACCACCCGGACCCGGCCTCGGGTCTGGTGGAGCAGGAGTACAACCACCTCTTCGTCGGCATGGTGCAGTCCACGCTGCACCCGGACCCGGAGGAGGTCGGCGAGACGGCCTTCGTGACGCCGGCCGAGCTGGCCGAGCGCCACGCGAAGGACACCTTCTCGGCGTGGTTCATGACGGTGCTGGACTCGGCCCGTCCCGCGGTCCGCGAGCTGACGGGCCCGTCGGCCGGCTGGTGA
- a CDS encoding ATP-binding protein, with the protein MENHGRGSGPRPADGANEPVDPRPPNALPYEGVWRFTAPAVDASVPQARHAVRDLLYRQGVPVSDDLVQGLLLIVSELVTNAVRHAALLSPMLAVEVAVGAEWLRVSVEDNHPYRPTALEADHGQTGGRGLLLVREVAREAGGVCDVEHTASGGKVIWAAVPLKPVHVP; encoded by the coding sequence ATGGAGAACCACGGGCGCGGGTCAGGCCCACGCCCAGCAGACGGCGCGAACGAGCCCGTCGATCCGCGGCCGCCGAATGCCCTGCCTTACGAAGGCGTCTGGAGGTTCACCGCCCCCGCGGTGGACGCCTCCGTCCCGCAGGCCCGGCACGCCGTCCGGGACCTGCTGTACCGCCAGGGCGTACCGGTCTCGGACGACCTCGTCCAGGGACTGCTGCTGATCGTCTCGGAGCTGGTCACGAACGCCGTCCGGCACGCGGCGCTGCTGTCGCCGATGCTCGCCGTGGAGGTCGCCGTCGGTGCCGAGTGGCTGCGGGTGTCCGTGGAGGACAACCACCCCTACCGCCCGACCGCCCTGGAGGCCGACCACGGCCAGACGGGCGGCCGGGGGCTGCTCCTGGTGCGCGAGGTGGCCCGGGAGGCGGGCGGTGTGTGCGACGTCGAGCACACGGCGAGCGGCGGCAAGGTGATCTGGGCCGCCGTGCCGCTCAAGCCCGTGCACGTGCCCTAG
- a CDS encoding HdeD family acid-resistance protein: MARSTKPTGEAAKLQRGFGLLAALGVLLVIGGVIGLLYTAFATLTTMLLFGWLLLVGGLVGLLHAVQARGTNFFWLGVVVAALNIAAGVVVIRRPEATAEALAMFGALLFLTGGLFRLAGSLVVRGPQMGWTLLQGAFDLFLGILVLSVWPSSRYVMGTLFSLALLFDGLGLLATGFGGRRVVGMVSEGAGKPVQPE; the protein is encoded by the coding sequence ATGGCAAGGTCCACCAAGCCCACGGGCGAGGCGGCGAAGCTCCAGCGCGGCTTCGGCCTGCTCGCCGCCCTCGGCGTACTGCTCGTCATCGGCGGGGTGATCGGGCTCCTGTACACCGCCTTCGCGACCCTGACGACGATGCTGCTGTTCGGCTGGCTGCTGCTGGTCGGCGGGCTCGTCGGCCTGCTGCACGCGGTCCAGGCGCGCGGCACCAACTTCTTCTGGCTCGGCGTGGTGGTCGCGGCACTGAACATCGCGGCCGGCGTGGTGGTGATCCGCAGACCGGAGGCGACGGCAGAGGCGCTGGCCATGTTCGGTGCCCTTCTGTTCCTGACGGGCGGGCTGTTCCGGCTGGCCGGCAGCCTGGTGGTGCGCGGGCCGCAGATGGGCTGGACCCTGCTCCAGGGTGCCTTCGACCTGTTCCTCGGCATCCTGGTGCTGAGCGTCTGGCCCAGCAGCCGCTATGTGATGGGCACGCTCTTCTCGCTCGCCCTGCTCTTCGACGGGCTCGGCCTGCTCGCGACCGGCTTCGGCGGCCGCCGGGTCGTCGGCATGGTCTCCGAGGGTGCCGGCAAACCCGTACAACCCGAATAG
- a CDS encoding enoyl-CoA hydratase/isomerase family protein codes for MEPQLLHEVTDSVATVVVHHPAKRNAMTAAMWRALPPLLDTLAADPAVRVLVLTGEGGTFCAGADISTLQGSPQEAQELAVAAEEALAAFPKPTLAAIRGHCVGGGSQLAAACDLRFAEEGSLFGVTPAKLGIVYPASSTRRLVSLVGPAAAKYLLFSGELIDAARALRTGLVDEVLPEGELGKRVADFTRVLASRSQLTQAAAKEFANGRTDRDAHWTEQARGSGDTAEGVAAFLERRQPRFTWSVPTPG; via the coding sequence ATGGAGCCCCAGCTGCTGCACGAGGTCACCGACTCGGTGGCCACCGTCGTCGTCCACCATCCGGCCAAGCGCAACGCGATGACGGCCGCGATGTGGCGCGCGCTGCCCCCGCTGCTGGACACACTGGCCGCCGACCCCGCCGTACGGGTCCTGGTGCTGACCGGTGAGGGCGGGACGTTCTGCGCGGGCGCCGACATCAGCACGCTGCAGGGGTCTCCCCAGGAGGCGCAAGAGCTGGCGGTGGCCGCCGAGGAGGCGCTGGCCGCGTTCCCGAAGCCGACGCTGGCCGCGATCCGGGGGCACTGTGTGGGCGGTGGTTCGCAGCTGGCGGCGGCCTGTGATCTGCGGTTCGCCGAGGAGGGGTCGCTGTTCGGGGTGACGCCGGCGAAGCTCGGGATCGTGTATCCGGCGTCCTCCACCCGGCGGCTGGTGTCGCTGGTGGGGCCGGCCGCGGCCAAGTACCTGCTGTTCTCGGGCGAGTTGATCGACGCGGCCCGGGCGCTGCGGACGGGCCTGGTGGACGAGGTGCTGCCGGAGGGCGAACTCGGCAAGCGGGTGGCGGACTTCACCCGGGTCCTGGCGTCGCGCTCGCAGCTCACGCAGGCCGCGGCGAAGGAGTTCGCGAACGGGCGCACGGACCGTGACGCGCACTGGACGGAGCAGGCGCGCGGAAGCGGCGACACCGCGGAGGGGGTCGCCGCGTTCCTGGAGCGCAGGCAGCCCCGGTTCACCTGGAGCGTGCCTACGCCAGGCTGA
- a CDS encoding DJ-1/PfpI family protein gives MQIAMALYDRFTALDIVGPYEALSRLPDAEVVFVAETAGPVRADTGFLAITADKALADVPSPDIVVVPGGPGTFAQIENETFLDWLRTADGTSTWTTSVCTGSLLLAAAGLLDGRRATTHWLTLDFLAQYGAEPTGERVVPDGKYVTAAGVSSGIDMGLALVGKIAGDEHAQAVQLLTEYDPQPPYDAGSPQKAPAHLVEEFRTNSRFSLA, from the coding sequence ATGCAGATCGCGATGGCCCTCTACGACCGATTCACCGCCCTCGACATCGTGGGGCCCTACGAGGCACTGAGCCGGCTCCCGGACGCGGAGGTGGTCTTCGTCGCCGAGACCGCGGGACCCGTGCGGGCCGACACCGGGTTCCTGGCCATCACGGCCGACAAGGCCCTCGCCGACGTTCCGAGTCCCGACATCGTCGTGGTGCCGGGCGGCCCCGGAACGTTCGCCCAGATCGAGAACGAGACCTTTCTGGACTGGCTGCGGACCGCCGACGGCACGAGCACCTGGACGACCTCCGTCTGCACCGGCTCGCTGCTCCTCGCCGCCGCCGGCCTCCTCGACGGCCGCCGCGCCACGACCCACTGGCTCACCCTCGATTTCCTGGCGCAGTACGGCGCCGAGCCCACGGGCGAGCGGGTCGTGCCCGACGGCAAGTACGTCACCGCGGCCGGTGTCTCCTCCGGCATCGACATGGGCCTGGCCCTGGTCGGGAAGATCGCCGGCGACGAGCACGCACAGGCCGTGCAGCTGCTGACCGAGTACGATCCGCAGCCGCCCTACGACGCCGGATCGCCGCAGAAGGCGCCCGCGCACCTCGTCGAGGAGTTCCGCACGAACAGCAGGTTCAGCCTGGCGTAG
- a CDS encoding GlxA family transcriptional regulator: MAQRTVLFVLFDAVQSLDVTGPLEVFMGAEQHAPGTYRIRTASLDGAPVRTSSGLTLVPDQALDDPLDAHTLVVPGGQGTRTPDPALVGWLREHGPRAERLVSVCTGAILLAAAGLLDGRRATTHWAYCDKLARDHPDVEVDPDPIYVRDGHVATSAGVTSGIDLALALVEEDLGRDVALGIARHLVVFLRRPGNQAQFSAQLAAQTAQREPLRDVQRWITEHPDADLTVESLATRASLSPRHFARAFQTETGMTPGRYVDRVRLEHARRLLEDTSDGVEEISRASGYGTPEAMRRAFVRALGAAPAEYRRRFRPAPAR, encoded by the coding sequence ATGGCGCAGCGAACCGTTCTCTTCGTACTCTTCGACGCGGTGCAGAGCCTCGATGTCACCGGGCCGCTCGAGGTCTTCATGGGGGCCGAGCAGCACGCTCCGGGCACGTACCGCATCCGCACCGCCTCCCTGGACGGCGCTCCCGTACGCACCTCCAGCGGCCTGACCCTCGTACCGGACCAGGCCCTCGACGACCCGCTCGACGCGCACACCCTCGTCGTCCCCGGCGGCCAGGGCACCCGCACCCCGGACCCCGCCCTGGTCGGCTGGCTGCGCGAGCACGGCCCCCGCGCCGAGCGGCTGGTCTCCGTCTGCACCGGCGCGATCCTGCTCGCCGCCGCGGGCCTGCTGGACGGCCGCCGCGCCACGACCCACTGGGCGTACTGCGACAAGCTCGCCCGCGACCACCCGGACGTCGAGGTCGACCCGGACCCCATCTATGTGCGCGACGGACACGTCGCCACCTCCGCCGGTGTGACCTCCGGCATCGACCTCGCCCTCGCCCTGGTCGAGGAGGACCTGGGCCGGGACGTGGCCCTCGGCATCGCACGCCACCTCGTCGTCTTCCTGCGCCGGCCCGGGAACCAGGCCCAGTTCAGCGCCCAGCTCGCCGCCCAGACCGCCCAGCGGGAGCCCTTGCGGGACGTCCAGCGCTGGATCACCGAGCACCCCGACGCCGACCTCACCGTCGAGTCCCTCGCCACCCGCGCGAGCCTCTCACCGCGCCACTTCGCCCGCGCCTTCCAGACCGAGACCGGCATGACCCCCGGCAGGTACGTCGACCGGGTCCGCCTCGAACACGCCCGCCGGCTCCTGGAGGACACCTCCGACGGCGTCGAGGAGATCTCCCGGGCCAGCGGCTACGGCACCCCGGAAGCCATGCGCCGGGCCTTCGTCAGGGCCCTCGGCGCCGCCCCGGCCGAGTACCGCCGCCGGTTCCGCCCGGCACCCGCCCGCTGA
- a CDS encoding SCO6745 family protein — MTTAALEPRAGRRCHNMLNSLHATSYFAPELGRELAALGITHPRAVNFAVRAAALGPVGAGAVTATFYNYKHELVARHVPAVWAIASPEDVLAARVRAVDSALRRLLGEETPASAEMTEAAQLALRATEACSRSARPLYSAHADLPVPEEPHLAFFHATTLLREHRGDGHLAVLMAAGLDGLEAVVTHTATGKGMTPKWIFSTRGWTQEDWDAASERLRGRGLLDAGGELTDQGTALRKEIESETDRLDRAPYEHLGAEGVARLTELGAGFAGAAVTAGAFPADLLGKG, encoded by the coding sequence ATGACTACTGCCGCCCTTGAGCCCCGTGCCGGCCGCCGCTGCCACAACATGCTCAACTCCCTGCACGCGACGTCGTACTTCGCTCCCGAGCTGGGCAGGGAACTGGCCGCTCTCGGGATCACGCACCCGAGGGCCGTCAACTTCGCGGTACGGGCCGCCGCGCTGGGGCCGGTCGGCGCGGGCGCGGTGACGGCGACGTTCTACAACTACAAGCACGAGCTGGTCGCCCGGCACGTCCCCGCCGTGTGGGCGATCGCCTCCCCCGAGGACGTGCTCGCGGCACGCGTGCGTGCGGTCGACTCGGCACTGCGGCGGCTGCTCGGCGAGGAGACTCCGGCGTCGGCGGAGATGACGGAGGCCGCGCAGCTCGCGCTGCGGGCGACCGAGGCGTGTTCGCGCAGCGCCCGGCCGTTGTACTCGGCGCACGCGGATCTGCCGGTGCCCGAGGAGCCGCATCTGGCGTTCTTCCATGCCACGACACTGCTGCGTGAGCACCGGGGAGACGGTCATCTCGCCGTGCTGATGGCTGCCGGGCTCGACGGCCTGGAGGCGGTGGTGACCCACACGGCGACCGGCAAGGGCATGACGCCGAAGTGGATCTTCTCCACGCGCGGTTGGACGCAGGAGGACTGGGACGCGGCGTCGGAGCGCCTGCGCGGGCGCGGTCTGCTGGACGCGGGCGGTGAACTGACGGACCAGGGCACTGCCTTGCGCAAGGAGATCGAGTCCGAGACGGACCGCCTGGACCGGGCGCCGTACGAGCACCTCGGGGCGGAGGGCGTCGCGCGGCTGACCGAGCTCGGGGCCGGGTTCGCGGGGGCCGCGGTGACGGCGGGGGCGTTCCCGGCCGATCTGCTCGGCAAGGGCTGA